A single Nostoc sp. PCC 7107 DNA region contains:
- a CDS encoding M67 family metallopeptidase codes for MNTAVINILPQHIQIIRSHAESTYPEECCGIILGYINNQTKTVVEIIPTANAWSTESNNFAHNETEYSERRRYAIAPQVMLQVQKTARDKSLNIIGIYHSHPDNPAIPSECDRQYAWPAYSYIIVSVQNGTANELLSWSLDNQHQFQPETIYPINLAT; via the coding sequence TTGAATACAGCAGTTATTAATATCCTCCCACAACACATCCAAATTATTCGCAGCCACGCCGAAAGCACCTACCCCGAAGAATGCTGCGGAATTATTCTTGGCTATATAAATAATCAAACCAAAACAGTAGTCGAGATTATCCCCACCGCTAACGCCTGGAGTACTGAGTCAAACAACTTCGCTCATAACGAAACAGAATACAGCGAAAGACGAAGATATGCGATCGCACCCCAAGTTATGTTACAAGTACAAAAAACAGCACGGGATAAATCGTTAAATATTATTGGGATTTATCATTCCCATCCTGACAATCCAGCGATTCCTTCCGAATGCGATCGCCAGTATGCTTGGCCTGCATACTCGTATATAATAGTTTCCGTCCAAAATGGCACAGCTAATGAACTCCTCAGTTGGAGTCTTGACAACCAACATCAGTTTCAACCAGAGACAATTTATCCTATAAATTTAGCTACTTAA
- a CDS encoding ABC transporter ATP-binding protein: MSGSVDHTAPILEVNNVHAGYIQDVDILQGVNFRVDAGELVTVIGPNGAGKSTLAKTIFGLLTPHTGTITFKGENISGLKSNQIVKKGLSYVPQIANVFPSLSVEENLEMGAFVSNAPLKPVKDKIFAMFPKLSDRRRQRAGTLSGGERQMLAMGKALMLEPSLLLLDEPSAALSPILVTQVFAQIKQINQSGTAIVLVEQNARKALEMAHRGYVLESGRDAISGPGQELLTDPKVGELYLGAGKGH, translated from the coding sequence ATGTCAGGTTCAGTTGATCACACTGCTCCAATACTCGAAGTCAACAATGTCCATGCTGGTTACATCCAAGATGTAGATATCCTGCAAGGTGTGAATTTTCGTGTAGACGCAGGAGAATTGGTAACAGTCATTGGCCCTAACGGCGCGGGGAAATCCACCTTGGCAAAAACTATTTTTGGGCTATTAACACCGCATACAGGCACAATTACCTTTAAAGGCGAGAATATTTCTGGACTGAAATCAAATCAAATTGTCAAGAAAGGCTTGTCCTACGTACCACAAATTGCCAATGTTTTTCCTTCTTTGAGTGTGGAAGAAAATTTAGAAATGGGGGCTTTTGTGAGTAATGCGCCTCTCAAACCCGTCAAAGATAAAATATTTGCCATGTTTCCCAAATTGAGCGATCGCCGTCGTCAACGGGCTGGTACACTTTCTGGTGGGGAACGGCAAATGCTGGCGATGGGTAAAGCATTAATGTTAGAACCTAGTTTGTTGCTGTTAGATGAACCATCGGCGGCTTTATCGCCGATTTTGGTGACTCAGGTATTTGCCCAAATTAAACAAATTAACCAGAGTGGTACTGCGATCGTACTTGTAGAACAAAATGCTCGGAAAGCCCTAGAAATGGCTCATCGCGGTTATGTTTTGGAGTCTGGAAGGGATGCGATTTCTGGCCCTGGTCAAGAATTATTAACAGACCCGAAAGTGGGTGAATTATATTTAGGTGCAGGTAAGGGTCATTAA
- the moeB gene encoding molybdopterin-synthase adenylyltransferase MoeB yields the protein MLNPNLEEIQLTKDDYERYSRHLILPEVGVDGQKRLKSASVLCIGTGGLGAPLLLYLAAAGVGRIGIVDFDVVDTSNLQRQVIHGTSWVGKPKIESAKNRIHEINPHCQVDLYETRLSSENALDIIRPYDIVVDGTDNFPTRYLVNDACVLLNKPNVYGSIFRFEGQATVFNYEGGPNYRDLYPEPPPPGMVPSCAEGGVLGILPGMIGVIQATETVKIILGNGNTLSGRLLLYNALEMKFRELKLRPNPIRPVIEKLIDYEQFCGITQAKAEEAKQQQEIAEMTVTELKALLDSGAKDFVLLDVRNPHEYDIANIPGSVLVPLPDIENGNGVAKVKEVLNGHRLIAHCKMGGRSAKALSILKDAGITGTNVKGGITAWSREVDPSVPEY from the coding sequence ATGTTAAATCCCAACCTGGAAGAAATCCAGCTGACTAAAGACGACTACGAACGTTACTCCCGCCACCTAATTTTGCCAGAAGTCGGGGTAGACGGACAAAAACGCTTAAAATCTGCCAGTGTACTGTGTATTGGTACAGGTGGTTTAGGTGCGCCACTGCTGTTATATTTAGCCGCAGCAGGTGTCGGACGCATTGGTATTGTGGATTTTGATGTTGTTGATACTTCTAACCTGCAACGTCAAGTTATTCACGGTACGTCCTGGGTAGGTAAACCCAAAATTGAATCAGCCAAAAACCGCATTCACGAAATTAACCCCCATTGTCAGGTTGATTTATACGAAACTCGCTTGAGTTCCGAAAACGCCCTCGATATTATTCGTCCTTACGATATCGTTGTGGATGGGACTGATAATTTCCCCACCAGATATCTAGTCAACGATGCTTGTGTGTTGCTAAACAAGCCAAATGTTTACGGTTCAATTTTCCGGTTTGAAGGCCAAGCAACGGTATTTAACTACGAAGGTGGGCCGAACTACCGCGATTTATATCCAGAACCACCACCACCAGGAATGGTTCCTTCCTGTGCAGAAGGCGGCGTTTTGGGGATTTTACCGGGAATGATTGGTGTCATCCAAGCCACGGAAACTGTGAAAATTATTCTCGGTAATGGCAATACTTTAAGTGGCAGGCTGTTACTGTACAATGCCTTAGAGATGAAATTCCGGGAATTGAAATTGCGTCCTAACCCGATTCGCCCCGTAATTGAAAAGCTGATAGACTACGAACAATTCTGTGGTATCACCCAAGCTAAAGCTGAAGAAGCAAAACAACAGCAAGAAATTGCCGAAATGACTGTGACAGAGTTAAAGGCGTTGCTAGATAGCGGTGCAAAAGATTTTGTCCTGTTGGATGTGCGGAACCCTCATGAGTACGACATTGCGAACATTCCTGGTTCTGTTTTAGTCCCATTACCAGATATTGAAAATGGTAATGGTGTAGCTAAGGTGAAAGAAGTACTCAACGGACACCGTTTAATTGCTCATTGTAAGATGGGTGGTCGTTCTGCCAAAGCCCTCAGTATCCTCAAAGATGCAGGGATTACGGGGACAAATGTTAAAGGCGGGATTACCGCATGGAGTCGAGAAGTTGATCCTTCGGTTCCGGAATATTAA
- a CDS encoding glycosyltransferase family 39 protein, whose protein sequence is MQIAQKWLTSKANQSVLILLVGGLLFRAIIAFWLYPTFDEAYYYLYSLHLNWSYFDHPAIVAFTTGFGTWLTGDVSQFTIRLGAILCHTGSLIFLYLTSQKIFSPKAAYFTLAIATICPIFQIGFGILSLPDSPLMFFWSASLYCAVTEFLRQPLQDESYSSNSYTPSYRLAILGILVGLACNSKYHGFILGLGLLGFCLTSPAHRVVVRSPWAWFSLGLFIITISPIVFWNMQHNWVSFSFQSARAVPKTGYNLLNVLLVYLAQVAYLFPTLGFPLWRVSLQPILRKIKQIFTQKPITYKDNLKTEKLLILWVSLPLILGFTFIGGYRQILPAWTMPGFWGITLLLGQQAVIWEQKSRLWVRRWLLGSGIMVASIVIILLLQLTLGIFQKPSQYAVLGGFLPVQNDPSTELIDIQQLRRTFSESPILKTALQNSSFIFTNRYYLGGPIAMSLEPVAQIPITCFDIGNDNRGFAFWSRAEQWLGKDALYITIAPFNLREDLMASYRNHFRSVEEIEQIVIRRGGVAVNIVYVYQAKTLLKPYPRSYGV, encoded by the coding sequence ATGCAAATAGCTCAAAAATGGTTGACTAGCAAAGCTAATCAATCAGTGCTTATTTTACTGGTCGGAGGATTATTATTTCGAGCCATCATTGCTTTTTGGCTTTACCCTACTTTTGATGAAGCTTACTACTATCTATATAGTTTGCATCTCAACTGGAGCTATTTTGATCATCCGGCGATAGTTGCTTTCACCACTGGTTTTGGGACTTGGTTAACAGGAGACGTATCACAATTTACTATTCGTTTAGGTGCAATACTTTGTCATACAGGTAGTTTGATATTTTTATATCTAACTAGTCAGAAAATATTTTCTCCCAAAGCTGCTTACTTTACCTTGGCAATTGCTACTATCTGTCCGATTTTTCAAATTGGCTTTGGTATCCTCAGTTTACCTGATAGTCCACTGATGTTTTTTTGGTCGGCTAGTTTATATTGTGCAGTGACGGAATTTCTGCGTCAGCCGTTGCAAGATGAATCTTACTCCTCTAATTCATATACCCCCAGTTACCGTTTAGCTATTCTGGGAATTTTGGTTGGATTAGCCTGTAATAGCAAATATCACGGGTTTATTTTGGGGCTAGGGTTACTTGGGTTTTGTTTAACTAGTCCAGCGCACCGAGTTGTTGTGCGATCGCCTTGGGCATGGTTTAGTTTAGGATTATTTATCATTACCATTTCCCCGATTGTGTTTTGGAATATGCAGCATAATTGGGTATCGTTTAGTTTTCAATCAGCACGAGCCGTACCGAAAACTGGCTACAACTTACTGAATGTTTTATTAGTTTATTTAGCTCAGGTAGCTTATTTGTTTCCAACCCTTGGTTTTCCTCTATGGCGTGTAAGTTTGCAACCAATACTCAGAAAAATCAAGCAAATTTTTACTCAAAAACCAATTACTTACAAAGATAATTTAAAGACGGAAAAACTCTTAATTTTATGGGTTTCTCTTCCTTTAATTTTAGGCTTTACTTTTATTGGCGGATATCGGCAAATCTTACCAGCTTGGACAATGCCAGGATTTTGGGGAATCACTTTATTATTAGGACAACAAGCTGTAATTTGGGAACAAAAATCGCGGCTTTGGGTGCGGCGATGGCTATTAGGTTCGGGAATTATGGTTGCGAGTATCGTCATCATTTTACTGTTGCAATTAACTTTAGGAATTTTCCAAAAGCCAAGTCAATATGCTGTATTGGGAGGCTTTTTACCTGTTCAGAATGACCCTTCTACAGAACTAATCGATATTCAACAACTGCGACGTACTTTTAGTGAATCGCCAATTCTTAAAACAGCGCTACAAAATTCTAGCTTTATCTTTACCAATCGCTATTATTTAGGCGGCCCCATTGCTATGTCTTTGGAACCTGTAGCGCAAATTCCTATCACTTGCTTTGATATTGGTAATGATAACCGTGGCTTTGCTTTTTGGTCTAGGGCTGAACAATGGTTAGGAAAAGATGCACTATATATTACTATTGCACCTTTTAACTTGCGAGAAGATTTAATGGCTAGTTATCGAAATCATTTTCGCAGTGTGGAAGAGATTGAACAAATAGTAATTCGCCGTGGTGGTGTGGCGGTGAATATTGTTTATGTCTATCAGGCGAAAACACTGCTTAAACCCTATCCGCGTTCTTACGGAGTTTAA
- a CDS encoding MFS transporter: MSIARSPSQVLWLQVFALAAVQGSISLAWLIYNLYLPQLLTQFGFSASLAAGLLVIENALSAVLEPVMGGLSDKSQRWVGSRFPFISVGVILSSTLFIAIPCIVTFVQPTVIWRSLLPITLVAWALAMTIFRSPAMVLLGKYATPPQLPSAVSVVTCVGGMIGAFRPIANQYILSFGAIFAFAVASFVMLAAAGILRWVNPPETPNFQHDTKVGKFPYPELSLMFATGLGVAWGTRLMMNSLTQLLKVQFHTNNIDMLLVYIGLAIAISTLPAGVLATKIGNCQAMLLGVGTTIISILAIAFTGAILPLIVLLVAGFSTIINGAIPLALGLISPKWAGLGIGTYFGGFALAMSLFGWLFPQVPKMTPVISALFCGLAFLLVGICLIIATVQINAKA; this comes from the coding sequence ATGAGTATTGCGCGATCGCCTTCACAGGTTTTATGGTTGCAAGTATTCGCGTTAGCAGCCGTCCAAGGGTCAATTAGTCTGGCTTGGTTAATTTACAATTTATACTTGCCCCAACTTCTCACACAGTTTGGTTTTTCTGCCTCTTTAGCAGCTGGTTTGTTAGTCATTGAGAATGCCTTGAGTGCAGTCTTAGAACCCGTGATGGGTGGACTTTCTGATAAATCTCAGCGTTGGGTAGGAAGTCGCTTTCCCTTCATCTCTGTGGGTGTCATTCTTTCATCAACTCTGTTTATTGCAATACCATGTATTGTAACTTTTGTCCAGCCCACAGTAATTTGGCGATCGCTTTTACCGATAACTCTGGTAGCCTGGGCTTTAGCTATGACAATATTTCGCAGTCCAGCAATGGTTTTATTAGGGAAATACGCCACACCTCCCCAGTTACCATCAGCAGTCAGTGTTGTGACTTGTGTCGGGGGAATGATTGGGGCTTTTCGACCAATTGCTAATCAGTATATTCTCAGCTTCGGGGCAATTTTTGCCTTTGCTGTCGCTTCTTTTGTGATGCTGGCCGCGGCGGGGATTTTGCGTTGGGTTAATCCTCCCGAAACACCCAATTTTCAGCATGACACCAAAGTAGGGAAATTTCCCTATCCAGAATTGAGTTTAATGTTCGCCACTGGTTTAGGTGTGGCTTGGGGTACGCGACTCATGATGAATAGCTTAACCCAGTTGCTCAAGGTGCAATTTCATACCAATAATATTGATATGTTGCTAGTGTACATTGGGTTGGCGATCGCCATCTCTACCTTACCCGCCGGAGTTTTAGCTACCAAAATTGGTAATTGTCAGGCAATGTTACTGGGCGTAGGTACAACAATTATCTCAATATTGGCGATCGCTTTTACTGGTGCAATCTTACCGCTGATAGTCTTGTTAGTAGCCGGCTTTAGTACCATCATCAACGGCGCAATTCCCCTAGCTTTGGGCTTAATATCTCCAAAATGGGCAGGTTTAGGGATAGGAACTTACTTTGGTGGGTTTGCTTTAGCCATGAGTTTATTCGGTTGGTTATTTCCCCAAGTTCCAAAAATGACACCTGTTATTAGTGCGCTGTTTTGTGGGTTAGCCTTTTTACTAGTTGGTATTTGCCTCATAATTGCTACTGTGCAGATAAATGCAAAGGCTTAA
- a CDS encoding chloride channel protein produces MSLPVLSQRLLRWWQPRKGLAIAEASIIGIVAALSAVLLKVGSGWLGAWRVHTSHVFPAWLALPIVGLVFGYLAGWLVQRFAPEASGSGIPQVKATLANVPTQLSWRVAAVKLLSAMIVIGSGLTLGRQGPTVQVGASLAAGMSRFVPTSPDHRRQMIAAGAGAGLAAAFNAPLAGVIFIVEELLQDLSGITLGTAIIASFIGGVVSRLLGGGSLQLNQQLMHSSSQFSLPELPFFLLLGIFAGLLGALFNRGLIFSIKFYRTLHISLPLKVALAGFISGIIVAILPDYFRNNTGLREYIITSNSSGSVAAIAFIAQFILTLIAFGSGAPGGLFAPSLILGSCLGHVVGVWESHLLGIGSLPTYALAGMGGFFSAVSKVPITAIVIIFEMTTDFNLVLPLMIVAVVAYLVADKVMPGSLYDTLLQLKGISITKVASAEAILTTLTAKDVMQQQVETLDADMTLEETKQAFSSSHHRGFPVVKNSKLVGIVTQSDLTKTPNRNLPNDTLLKEIMNPAPITVTPLHNLSNVLYLLDRYQISRLPVIDRRKLIGIITRADIIRAEADHLNGGNVTPTPQAEPSYIVYQTRSPSIGRGRLLVPIANPETAATLLQIATAIARDRHYEIECVQIMLVSRHSSPCETPVRTAKSRRLLRHAEVLAKKWGIPLHTQIRVAHDPAQAILETIKECHIDMILMGWKGNTSTPGRIFGNVVDTIIRQATCEVLLVKLSNSQESIVKSQLSEITLTPQFNRWLIPTAGGPNAKFAMKLLPALLTLGNNPEIHLTQVFKPSELNPDMQILDQAIHQLTRHRQLSGTIFLATPVQADSVAEGVINLVKKQGFDVVILGATREGLLQQAIQGNIPEAIASGVESTVILVRGAINN; encoded by the coding sequence ATGTCGCTTCCTGTGCTGAGTCAGCGCTTGCTTCGTTGGTGGCAGCCTCGAAAAGGTTTAGCGATCGCTGAAGCTTCTATAATTGGGATTGTAGCGGCTTTATCTGCGGTATTGTTAAAAGTTGGATCGGGATGGTTGGGAGCATGGCGTGTGCATACTTCCCATGTTTTCCCTGCATGGTTAGCTTTACCAATAGTTGGGTTAGTTTTTGGCTATCTGGCGGGTTGGTTGGTACAAAGGTTTGCACCAGAAGCATCTGGTAGCGGTATTCCCCAAGTCAAAGCCACCCTAGCGAATGTGCCAACGCAATTATCTTGGCGGGTAGCAGCTGTTAAGCTTCTCAGTGCGATGATTGTCATTGGTTCAGGCTTAACTTTGGGTAGACAAGGGCCAACGGTGCAAGTCGGCGCAAGTTTAGCCGCGGGGATGAGTCGCTTTGTTCCCACTTCCCCAGATCATCGACGACAAATGATCGCCGCAGGTGCAGGTGCAGGTTTAGCAGCTGCGTTTAATGCCCCCCTGGCTGGTGTCATATTTATTGTTGAAGAGTTACTGCAAGATTTATCTGGGATAACTTTAGGAACCGCCATTATCGCTTCATTTATTGGCGGCGTTGTATCGCGGTTATTAGGCGGAGGCAGTCTACAATTAAATCAACAATTGATGCACTCTTCTAGTCAGTTTTCTCTCCCAGAACTGCCCTTTTTCTTATTGTTGGGGATTTTTGCCGGGTTACTAGGTGCGTTATTTAATCGTGGTTTAATTTTTAGTATAAAATTCTATCGAACTTTACATATTAGTTTGCCGCTAAAAGTGGCTTTGGCGGGATTTATTTCCGGGATAATCGTTGCTATCTTACCGGATTATTTTCGGAATAATACGGGCTTGCGTGAGTATATCATTACTAGCAACTCTAGTGGTTCTGTAGCAGCGATCGCATTTATTGCTCAATTTATTCTCACGTTAATCGCCTTTGGTTCTGGTGCGCCGGGAGGATTATTTGCACCTAGTCTGATCTTAGGTTCTTGCTTAGGACACGTTGTTGGTGTTTGGGAATCTCATTTATTAGGTATAGGTTCTCTACCTACCTATGCTTTAGCAGGAATGGGGGGATTTTTTAGTGCTGTTTCTAAAGTTCCCATCACCGCTATTGTGATTATCTTTGAAATGACCACCGACTTCAATTTGGTTTTACCTTTAATGATTGTGGCTGTAGTTGCTTACCTAGTTGCAGATAAGGTGATGCCAGGTTCGCTTTATGATACGCTTTTGCAATTGAAAGGTATTAGCATTACAAAAGTCGCCTCAGCAGAAGCTATCTTAACAACATTAACCGCTAAAGATGTAATGCAGCAGCAGGTAGAAACTCTAGATGCAGACATGACTTTAGAAGAAACAAAACAGGCATTTTCTAGTTCTCATCATCGGGGTTTCCCTGTAGTCAAAAATAGCAAGTTAGTGGGAATTGTCACCCAATCAGATTTGACCAAAACGCCGAATCGCAACTTGCCAAATGATACTCTGTTAAAAGAAATTATGAACCCGGCACCGATAACGGTCACACCCTTACATAACCTAAGTAATGTACTGTATTTACTTGACCGCTATCAAATCAGTCGTTTACCAGTAATAGATAGGCGAAAATTAATTGGGATTATTACCCGTGCAGATATTATTCGCGCTGAAGCTGACCATCTCAACGGGGGAAATGTTACCCCAACACCCCAAGCAGAACCTTCTTACATAGTTTACCAAACGCGATCGCCGAGTATTGGCAGAGGTAGATTGTTAGTACCAATAGCTAACCCGGAAACTGCGGCGACTCTACTACAAATAGCCACAGCTATTGCCCGTGATCGCCACTATGAAATAGAGTGCGTCCAGATCATGTTAGTATCACGTCACAGTTCTCCATGCGAAACCCCTGTGAGAACTGCCAAAAGTCGGCGCTTACTGCGACACGCAGAAGTTTTAGCTAAAAAGTGGGGTATTCCCTTACATACACAAATTCGCGTCGCCCATGATCCCGCCCAAGCTATCTTAGAAACTATCAAAGAATGCCACATAGACATGATTTTAATGGGTTGGAAAGGCAATACTTCCACCCCAGGTAGAATTTTTGGCAATGTTGTTGACACCATCATTCGTCAAGCCACCTGTGAAGTCCTCCTAGTAAAACTGAGCAATAGTCAAGAGTCAATTGTCAAGAGTCAATTGTCAGAAATCACTCTTACTCCCCAATTCAACCGTTGGTTAATCCCCACGGCTGGCGGCCCTAATGCTAAATTTGCCATGAAATTGTTACCTGCATTATTGACCTTGGGGAATAATCCAGAAATTCACTTAACGCAAGTATTCAAACCATCTGAGTTGAACCCGGATATGCAGATTTTAGACCAAGCCATCCATCAATTGACGCGCCACCGCCAATTATCTGGTACTATCTTTCTGGCTACCCCAGTACAGGCAGATTCCGTTGCTGAAGGTGTGATTAACTTAGTTAAAAAGCAAGGGTTTGATGTTGTAATTTTAGGTGCTACCCGCGAAGGATTATTGCAACAAGCAATTCAAGGTAATATTCCCGAAGCGATCGCCTCTGGTGTAGAAAGTACAGTTATATTAGTCCGCGGTGCAATTAATAATTAA